Proteins encoded by one window of Rattus rattus isolate New Zealand chromosome 10, Rrattus_CSIRO_v1, whole genome shotgun sequence:
- the Adipor1 gene encoding adiponectin receptor protein 1, with translation MSSHKGSAVAQGNGAPSSNREADTVELAELGPLLEEKGKRAATGPAKAEEEQACPVPQEEEEEVRVLTLPLQAHHAMEKMEEFVYKVWEGRWRVIPYDVLPDWLKDNDYLLHGHRPPMPSFRACFKSIFRIHTETGNIWTHLLGFVLFLFLGILTMLRPNMYFMAPLQEKVVFGMFFLGAVLCLSFSWLFHTVYCHSEKVSRTFSKLDYSGIALLIMGSFVPWLYYSFYCSPQPRLIYLSIVCVLGISAIIVAQWDRFATPKHRQTRAGVFLGLGLSGVVPTMHFTIAEGFVKATTVGQMGWFFLMAVMYITGAGLYAARIPERFFPGKFDIWFQSHQIFHVLVVAAAFVHFYGVSNLQEFRYGLEGGCTDDSLL, from the exons ATGTCTTCCCACAAAGGATCTGCCGTGGCCCAGGGCAATGGGGCTCCTTCTAGTAACAGAGAAGCGGACACGGTGGAGCTGGCTGAGCTGGGGCCCCTGCTGGAGGAGAAGGGTAAGCGGGCAGCCACCGGCCCAGCCAAG GCTGAAGAAGAACAAGCATGCCCCgtgcctcaggaggaggaggaggaggtgcgaGTGCTGACCCTTCCTCTGCAAGCCCACCATGCCatggagaagatggaggagtTCGTATATAAG GTCTGGGAGGGGCGTTGGAGGGTCATCCCATACGATGTGCTTCCTGACTGGCTGAAAGACAATGACTACCTGCTACATGGCCACAGACCACCTATGCCCTCCTTTCGGGCTTGCTTCAAGAGCATCTTCCGCATCCACACAGAAACTGGCAACATCTGGACACATCTGCTTG GTTTTGTGCTATTTCTCTTTCTGGGAATCTTGACCATGCTCAGACCAAATATGTACTTCATGGCTCCCCTGCAGGAGAAGGTGGTCTTCGGGATGTTCTTCCTGGGTGCAgtgctctgcctcagcttctcttgGCTTTTCCACACCGTCTACTGTCATTCAGAGAAGGTCTCTCGCACTTTTTCCAA aCTGGACTATTCAGGGATTGCTCTACTGATTATGGGGAGCTTCGTCCCCTGGCTCTATTACTCCTTCTACTGCTCCCCACAGCCACGGCTCATCTACCTCTCCATCGTCTGTGTCCTGGGCATCTCTGCCATCATTGTGGCACAGTGGGACCGGTTTGCCACTCCCAAGCACCGGCAGACAAGAGCAG GAGTGTTCCTGGGACTTGGCTTGAGTGGTGTTGTACCCACCATGCACTTTACTATCGCTGAGGGCTTTGTCAAGGCCACCACAGTGGGCCAGATGGGCTGGTTCTTCCTCATGGCTGTGATGTACATCACCGGCGCTGGCCTTTATGCTGCTCGGATTCCTGAGCGCTTCTTTCCTGGAAAATTTGACATATGG TTCCAGTCTCATCAGATTTTCCATGTCCTGGTGGTGGCAGCGGCTTTCGTCCACTTCTATGGGGTGTCCAACCTACAGGAATTCCGTTACGGCCTAGAAGGTGGATGTACTGACGACTCCCTTCTCTGA
- the LOC116911328 gene encoding NADH-cytochrome b5 reductase 1 has translation MGIQPSPVLLATLGVGLFTLFGLALGTYLVRRSRRPQVTLQDPDEKYLLRLLDKTTVSHNTRRFRFALPTAHHILGLPVGKHVYLSAQIDGSLVIRPYTPVTSDEDRGYVDLVIKVYLKGVHPKFPEGGKMSQYLDSLKIGDMVEFRGPSGLLSYAGKGNFNIQPNKKSPPELRVAKKLGMIAGGTGITPMLQLIRAILKVPEDPTQCFLLFANQTEKDIILREDLEELQAQYPIRFKLWFTLDYPPEDWAYSKGFVTADMIQEHLPAPAEDVLMLLCGPPPMVQLACHPNLDKLGYSQKMRFTY, from the exons ATGGGGATCCAGCCG agcccgGTCTTGCTAGCcactctgggggtggggctgtttACTCTGTTCGGCCTGGCTCTGGGTACCTACTTGGTTCGAAGATCCCGCCGGCCACAGGTCACTCTCCAGGACCCGGATGAGAAGTACCTGCTGCGATTGCTGGACAAGACG ACAGTGAGCCACAACACCAGGAGGTTCCGCTTTGCCCTGCCCACCGCCCACCACATTCTGGGGCTGCCTGTGG GTAAGCACGTCTACCTCTCTGCCCAAATCGATGGCAGTCTGGTCATCAGGCCTTACACTCCTGTCACCAGCGATGAAGACCGGGGCTATGTAGATCTTGTCATCAAG GTTTATCTGAAAGGTGTGCACCCCAAATTTCCTGAAGGAGGGAAGATGTCTCAGTACCTGGATAGCCTGAAGATTGGGGATATGGTAGAGTTCCGGGGGCCGAGTGGGTTGCTCAGTTATGCTGGGAAAG GGAATTTTAACATTCAGCCCAACAAAAAATCTCCACCTGAACTGCGAGTGGCTAAGAAATTGGGAATGATTGCTGGCGGGACAG GAATCACCCCAATGCTGCAGCTGATCCGGGCCATCTTGAAAGTCCCTGAAGATCCAACCCAGTGCTTTCTGCTTTTTGCCAACCAG aCTGAAAAGGACATAATCCTGCGGGAGGACCTAGAGGAGCTACAGGCCCAATATCCTATCCGCTTTAAGCTCTGGTTCACCCTGGATTACCCTCCAGAAG ACTGGGCCTACAGCAAGGGCTTTGTTACCGCCGACATGATCCAGGAGCACCTGCCTGCCCCAGCGGAGGATGTGCTAATGCTGCTCTGTGGGCCACCACCTATGGTGCAGCTGGCCTGCCACCCGAACTTGGATAAGCTAGGCTATTCACAGAAGATGCGATTCACCTACTGA
- the LOC116911540 gene encoding LOW QUALITY PROTEIN: alpha-1,3-mannosyl-glycoprotein 4-beta-N-acetylglucosaminyltransferase-like protein MGAT4E (The sequence of the model RefSeq protein was modified relative to this genomic sequence to represent the inferred CDS: substituted 1 base at 1 genomic stop codon): MRGCLWWCIRVLASLIILGFLLPENIAVRVEPQFNTFLSEKRKMIQQIAQEEISSEIKNHSKYFIEMQKSSSSHVLQHATYTVLAGSSLQPKRLLTVGIFSMQHSHRTYLLDTMTSLFQASSEQDLEYMLILVLLSDTDPKWLNQTVANISGLFMPHIESGRLLVVHGLLGGSRAESRNHTSPCGKLYFRQKTSSVLLMNFARNLSEYFLMLGDKVHSTPRFLSDIVWALSAWNQLPWVILDFSSMTISGKVFHTEDLSCLISFLLLFPKDIPTHLLLSEFRLLLSQNVPIRLSPSIFYRMDSNSEFEDTCFPAEQNNDLGRPDNPAATVFTDMISFWHTSPQYAYILNDDYFWALDPIKGNYLLVILDKPQKVIQIAVETGNNVNKLNLLKHGQLLLGYSPMDYPKRCAHYTLVGPLVRGQLDQMVFYEEDSVKEISCIKLLVTESHDYPIKIMQIKVWTEVKEEENXRVL; this comes from the exons ATGCGAGGCTGCCTGTGGTGGTGCATCAGAGTCCTGGCATCCCTAATCATCCTGGGGTTCCTTCTTCCAGAGAATATAGCAGTGCGCGTGGAGCCGCAATTTAACACATTTCTG AgtgaaaagaggaaaatgataCAGCAGATAGCTCAAGAGGAAATCAGCTCCGAAATCAAGAACCATTCGAAATACTTCATAGAGATGCAGAAAAGTTCCAGTTCCCATGTTCTCCAGCATGCTACCTACACAGTTCTGGCTGGATCCTCTCTCCAACCCAAGA GGTTGCTGACGGTGGGGATCTTCTCAATGCAGCATAGTCACAGGACTTACCTCTTGGACACCATGACATCCTTATTTCAAGCTTCCTCAGAACAGGACCTGGAGTATATGCTGATATTGGTCCtcctgtcagacactgaccccaAATGGCTCAACCAAACAGTTGCCAACATTTCAGGTCTTTTCATGCCTCACATTGAGTCTGGGAGGCTGCTGGTGGTCCATGGTCTACTTGGTGGctccagagcagagagcagaaatCATACCTCCCCCTGTGGAAAACTATATTTTAGGCAGAAAACGAGTTCTGTCCTTCTCATGAATTTTGCCCGCAATCTCTCTGAGTActtcctgatgctgggagataAAGTACATAGTACCCCCAGGTTTCTGTCTGACATCGTCTGGGCCTTGTCAGCTTGGAACCAGCTCCCTTGGGTGATCCTGGACTTCTCCAGCATGACGATCTCTGGGAAGGTTTTTCATACTGAGGACCTCTCCTGTCTCATCTCCTTCTTGCTCCTCTTCCCCAAGGACATTCCTACTCACTTGCTTCTCTCTGAGTTCAGGCTTCTCTTGTCCCAAAATGTCCCTATCCGCCTCAGTCCTTCCATCTTCTACCGAATGGACAGTAACTCTGAATTTGAAGACACATGCTTTCCTGCGGAGCAAAACAACGACTTGGGCAGACCAGACAACCCCGCTGCTACTGTCTTTACAGACATGATCTCATTTTGGCATACAAGTCCACAGTATGCCTACATTCTCAATGATGACTACTTCTGGGCCTTGGACCCTATCAAAGGCAACTACTTACTGGTGATTCTGGATAAGCCACAAAAAGTCATCCAGATAGCAGTAGAGACGGGCAATAATGTGAATAAGTTGAACTTACTAAAACATGGGCAACTATTGCTGGGCTACAGCCCCATGGACTACCCCAAACGCTGTGCTCATTATACCTTGGTAGGCCCATTGGTGAGAGGTCAGTTGGACCAGATGGTATTTTATGAAGAAGATTCTGTGAAAGAGATTAGTTGTATAAAATTGCTAGTGACCGAATCTCATGACTACCCCATCAAGATCATGCAGATCAAAGTCTGGACAGAagtaaaggaagaggagaattAGAGGGTACTGTGA